CACCCCTGTGGAAAGCCAGGATGGCCACCTCGGCTCTGTCCTGTGGTCCAGAAAATCCAAAAAGTGGGAGTGGGAACCAGCCCCTCTGTGCTGTGTGGGCAAGAGGGCAGCAGTCCTCTTGGAAAGGTGGTGGTATGGAGAGGAGGAACCCTTCTAAGAGTGAGTTTTCACAGTGATCCctctggagaagagcagagccCTAAGGTGCATGTGGTCCATTCCTTCGGGACGGTGCTGGCATCGTGCACTTCGGGCCATATCTACTCGGAGGTGTTTCGGCAGCACCTTTACCAATAGAAACTTCTAAGTATTACATTAAGACCTAAGATAAAATCAAATTGCTTTGAAGACAAAAAAGGCTATTTTGTTAATTGAACTATATACACAGCTTCGATTTGAATGGAAATGATCAGCCATAATTGTCCATATTAAATagtaatttttctcttcagtggtATCCTTAAAAGAGAATGACGTCCTTTGGTGCATTTTCAATGGgtctttcctgttctttcttcttaGAATATCTTGCATGGTCATAGAAATATATGATGACGATAGAAGCAATGTTCAGAAAAATGATGAGCAGCATGATCCAATATGAATATCCATAAGTGTGTTCAGATTTGACATatttctgcagagcagaaaaacaTCCATGGGCCAATTCTATAGACAGGCCGTTTCCTTCTATGTTCACAGGAAAAAGTATCATGGCTATAAGTATGAAGATTCctagaaaatataaatataaatgttaGAGGTGAAACTGTAATACTATTTATTAGCTACTTGTAAATAGTCTACTTAAATTGGTTAGAATTCACGGACAAAGATTAATCTAGTACTTTCCATTAGTAAAATATGCGGGTGTTTAAGGAATTTTTGTCCCATCTAATAGTATCTGCCAGCTGTTTCGACACTGGCATATCTTGTCAATGTTTGGACATTGTcatattttctgctaaatttaATGGTTTCTCACTGACTATTCTTAGTTAAGGCCATTTactgtaaaattttttttcactgagtttAGTGCTGATGAGCAAATACATTTACCCCTTTGGTGATTTGCCTATTACATATGACCCCAAAGTCACGGGGTGTGTGGTACCACAACTGGATAAAACCCCTGTCTGCGTTCAGGGTTGGCCCAGCTTTGCTCAAGAGCTTAGACTTAGAAACGTCATGttctttccaacccaaattacTCAATGACTCTGCGATGAGCCAAAACGCAATGTCTTAGATCTCTGTCTACTTCCTATAGCTGCCTGAATATGAGTGGAGTTCGGTTACTTTGCCATTTAGCTAAGTAACGCGTTTACATCTCCACTTTCATAGTGCTGATGGCCGTATAATCTCCGAACATTGGTGAGAATATTTCTATTCCTTCCTTCCACATGCAACACGTTCCTACTGAAACAGGTTCAGGTTTTTGCAGGAGGACACTGGACTTTTGGGACATCTGCTAGGAGAATTTGGAACCTTCAAGATACGCTCACACATCAAACGACACatgatttttcataaaaaaatgcCCATGGCAAAATAGACTTCCAGGTCATAGCAATTCCAGGGCTGTAAAAAGTAACCACAATTCTCAGTCAACATGAGGGTTTACTTTCTCactaatatttattttggcaAGCCCCTGGTCCTTTCATTTCTGGTCAAAGCTTGCAGATTCTGGCCAGGTAAGGGTGCTGGGTTCAGGAAACGAACAACTTTCTCATGTGGTGAGACAATGATCTGCTTGTCTCAAAAGTGGAATAATTGTCTAATCTAGACTTTTGCTCACTTTTCTTGTTGTGTTTCAAGGCATCCACAGCTGTTTCAGCATCTGTCTTTATACACTATGTTAGACATGGCTGGAGAAAAAGGGGTGAGTTTCACACCCCCACCTGTACTTGCTATGATTAAGACGACGTTAAGACTACGTATCTAGATGAATCCCTTTCCACAAAGGTCTGATTTTGGCAAAGGCAGTTCATGGTACATGGCTCGAGGGAGAGCAAGCTTCTGCTCCACCAGCAGAGCACCTTCAGCCATGAAGAGCTTTTGAAGGACAAAACACCCATGATGAAGTACTCTGTAATCAGATGtctttaaagaaatttttctgcGCGCAAACCTAGTGTTAGAGGGAGGTGTAATCCTCTTGAGACAAATTGAGTGTGAGAGCTGAAGTCATTACCATAGCAAGATGAAGAGGGTAGGAAGGTGCATGAGGAGCAGCCAGGCTCCTAACGAGGGGTTACACCTCCAGGGAGCTGTTTGACTGAGTTCACATGTCTAACAACTCAGCatttctacctcttttttttttttttttttttttttttatccttaggGAATGTTAAAACTTACTTTGATAAGTTAAAGTGTCTTTTtgagaaggaaatacatttttctatgaCTCAGTCCCTCTAACTGCCGCCTGCCCGCCATGTTAATGCTATTGTGGATGTTTTCAATTcaatacatttttcagaaatgaagctAGAGTCCACCCTGTAGATTAGACCTTAGAGGCCTAATTTGGTATGGAGGTAACCCAGCAACAAATATGCTACAAATACTATAAAAGAGTGACACAAGGTCTTAAAGAGGTCACAAATTGCACTGTAGTCACATCCAGTGCATACTATTCTGTTAAATTTTTGCTCTGTATTTGCCAGTGAACTCTGTTCTCAATGTGCATCGCGCATGAAATGATGCTACACCTATTGGgccttttccatttccatttttactgcCAGTGCATCCAGACTCCTACTGACCGATGGTGCCACTTCGAGTAAATAATACTGTTTTACTGGTACTTAAAAGATAGTTTTCAGGTATTCCAGAAGACACTGTTAAAAACCAAAATCAGAATACTTTTCCAAGTGTTTCCttttatagatatatttttcttattcttgggATTGATGAAGATACTGTATTCAACCATATGGTGGGCAGAAAGTGGTCAGCATGGGACGCGTTACTCACCGCATAGGGAATTCCAGGTATAGACTCCGATGGGTCCCAAAAATGTCTGGTAGGGATTACTGACAGCATTAGTGCAGGTAAATCCAGAACTCAGAAGGGAAACCAGTAAACCGAGAACCAAAATCACGATAATTGCAGTGATGGTGCTTTTCGCCTTGGTGTTGCTCAGGTTAGCTGCAACTGAAATACAGCATTGATGATCAGCGCAGTCCAGCGGGCTCGATGACCTCATCACTTACTGACAGGGTTGTAATTAAAAGCTAATAACCAGAGATTTCGCTGAACGTGACCGCAGATCCAAACTGGGATGAAGGAACATTAGCCTGAAATAAGCGCCTGTCTGCTAATCCTGCAGGAACACAAACTTTCCAGGCATTGGGTTGGGTAGTAAACTTATTTCTTGATAACTCTGTAAGTATTTCCTCTTTACAAGGCCAGACAGAAATTTGATGCCTAAATCAGATCGGAAAACTAGGTGTTTCTCTGCCCATTGCTCCTGAGATATCTGCCAGTTTCTACACTTGCCCAATTTAAAACTTGGCTCCAATtgtagattatttctttttaatagagcAGCAGTCCCCCTCCtacaaaataaaactgacaaGGGGAACAGCTTCTAAAAGTCCAGTAAAACCATTAGCCTGGAAGGGATAGGTGCATTTGTAGGACAAACGTAACTGAACATGGTCATTCCCAGACAGACGAGGCATGGTTGGCCACCGGGCTGGTGTTCATACCCAGACTAGATTTGTCTCTTGCTGcgtcctgcagaaaaaaaatcggAGACAGTACTTGCTctcctcttttaaaagaaaggagcaactcctgctttgttttcattgggAGGACTGGACACATGGGATGCTCTGGCTCCCAAGGGCCTGTGCCTCATGCTCAcggctggtggccctgggctcGGCAAGGGGAGAACGTGGACTCCCAGCTgccggctcagccctgccctggggctcCTGTGCTCAAGGTCTCCACTCCTGAGGCCACGTGTCAAGGAGTCTTAACATGGAGCATCTTGGCACCTCTCCTTTTTGCTCAGTCTTATTAGAGTTTGTACTGTAGATTGTCGCCTGGTGTAGCTTCTGTAGGTACCACACCCACACGGCTGGCCATGTGTACTTGGCACGTGTAGTCACCCCCTCCAGGACTGTAATTGGTTTTATTGGTTTCGCCTAAATCCTTCTAGTCATTTGATATGTTGCTGATAATAAGAGGCGCAAATGCTAAAGCAAGATACTCAGAGTGTGATTCCAGTATAGCtgcctggaaatattttcttttccgtCTTTCAATTTAAAGATTGAAAAGGCAACTATACCGTGCCTGTGGCTGCCTTACCCTATAACAACTAAGGCAACAACGTTTTCAAGCTCTGTTCAAATGGGTGTTGTGGTAGACAGCCATCTGCAGGAAAACTTCCTTTCTAGGGTACTTTTAATAGAAAGCCATTACGGCAGAGTATTCAGTGCATAAATTAGAGAAATTATAGCAGTAAAAAGATCAACAAAAAATAGTACAAACCccataagaagaaaacaaagactcATAACAATACAAAGAGCTatgggaaataaattaaaaggagaGCTTGTCTCTCGATTTATCTAATATTCCCGGCAGAAGTTAATTTCTGTTGGAGGAAATGGTAGGTAAGGATGCAAATTTAAGCAATTCTAAAAGAATAGGAAAGACGGGTGTTCAGAAAACATCCCTCAGTAAATAGAAGTGAGCACAGCACCGGCTGCACCGTGCCCTCGTGCTGAGGCGGCGTTACTGCTTGGGCATTGCTTAGTTCGGGAAATAAGTTTGGAGCCAAATCAGACAGGTTTGGCAGCCTCATCTAATTTTGTCACCCAGAACATCTCCAGAATTGACTGGCTACAGCCATTGCACCCCCTAATTGATCGCGTTCATCTCTGACGTTGAGTCGCAGTTTAGGGGATGTAATTTTGTCAGACTCCGCCTGTTGTAATCACGCCTGCGACAGCGTAAGACTCAAGGTTGTAAATAGAATGCTGTTTTCGTAGtggcagatatttttttctaaataaagcagTCTGTGCAAACTGAAGGAACCTACAGTCACTGATCTACTTGAACGGGATCGATAGTAACCCACAGCTGGATAACCTTGGCATCAGCGTAAAACAGCTTAATGCCCACATGAAAGGAGAGGGTTTTGCCTTTGCCGGATCTCTCCTAAATTTtctgtatcttcattttttttttttttcacctttaactCTCATATGGTTGGATAGCATTTCCTGAATTTTTACTAACCTGAACATGAATGACGTTTTAGCTGAGAGGCCTGAGGTCTTTTCTAAGCTTGCTTATCTGACAGCTTTTATGAGGTCTATGATCACTTATGGCACACAACTAATtgttcattaacaaaaaaaaaaaccaaaaccaaaccaaaacaaaaaaaaaaaaccaaaaaacaaaccacaaagtaGAATTCAACCTATCTTTCCACTTTTCAGGAGATCCCATAGCACAGCTGGAACCTGATGATACCATTAATGAAGTTCCAGCAATTTTCAAGCATTTGTTATGTATTTAAGAGTCGGAAAGTTAATAGATTCCTCTCTGTTACGGCAAATTTCAAAGACTTCCTCGTGTGCTGTTGGCCTCGCTGGTTCCAGTAGTTGGATAAATCCTGGTTTTACGGGACTTCATGGGAGTTCCTCTTCCGGCACCTTGCTCACAATTTTTACGTGTCTGACTTAGAAACAAGCAAAGCTGGAAACCAGCTCTGGTGCAGACTGTTATATTCATAGGTGGTTCCTTTCTAAGACAAATCATTAAAACAGCTAACGAAGACTCTACGGACTTGAGTTATTAAATAACTCTTACATTCTGCCAGACCATTCTGCTCGTCCCCAGAGCCTCTGAAGTAGCTGTATTGATTTATCGCTCTATTAAGGTCGTTCATGGCAGTCTGTTAAAGAGGCAACCGCGACCAGGCAGTTCATGCACTGTACACTTGCAGAAACCAtatttttttgcttgtcttttatttttatgcctggaAATTTCCTTTAATGTTGTGGTTTTCAAAATAATAAGCTATGGGCTTTGGACAGGCTGTTGAGCATCTACTTTTCTACGGCCACTAATAAAAGCCCATGTGGGCTATTGCTAATAAGTACTCTGCACCCCCGAGCTCCAAGCTATTGTCTTTGATTGACTCTTTCACGATTTCCATTCTCCTCGTCTGGCACCCAAATATGACAATGCCATTTGAGAAATGCACTCAGGGTGTGCAGCAGAGACCCCCAGCCAGGCCGTACTTGCTGAGCGACAGACCAAGCTGTGATTTAAAAGGATGCTTATAACTCTTCTTACTGGTGTCTAAAATGTGAGAGTGGAGAAAGCACAGCACTTCGTTTCTCCCTAGCGCAGGCAATCCACTTACTGAAGGATATCGTCAAACAAAAGGCATCTACTGTCTTAGGAGGACCcaattatttgaatttaaaaatagtaTG
The sequence above is a segment of the Larus michahellis chromosome 6, bLarMic1.1, whole genome shotgun sequence genome. Coding sequences within it:
- the CLRN3 gene encoding clarin-3, with protein sequence MPSRKKTGMFAAAFVTCACSFVIICVVLATQHWVSSKVHFSGTNSSVTVSLTYGLFSGTCEQLVDAGLLVPEKIFQVAANLSNTKAKSTITAIIVILVLGLLVSLLSSGFTCTNAVSNPYQTFLGPIGVYTWNSLCGIFILIAMILFPVNIEGNGLSIELAHGCFSALQKYVKSEHTYGYSYWIMLLIIFLNIASIVIIYFYDHARYSKKKEQERPIENAPKDVILF